AGCCAATACAAGtcttattttaaaacaacagcgacaacaacaacaactaaataattataattacattCCCGAGCAATGACATTATCATATTGGTCTAAAACAGCCTGAGTGTTGAGGAGATGCCATTTCCAAGAGATAGTCTTCTATGCGTGTCTCTATGTCTGAGTAGAGGTCTTCAACTTGCTCCCTGAAAGGAGGATGCCACAGCCACAACATGGCAACCCCCGCCACAgcgaggaggagaaggaagaacaTAAACACCCTCCACCAGGAGCCAGATGGAGTctaaagagggaagagagggaagaaaaccTCTAagttatatttcattttgttgtagctgctctggttttcactgcagcaaaataaagtgtaaaagaATCACTGGTGCAGGAAGtgtaaaataattcatatttgtTGGCTGACAACCTGAGGGCAAATGAGAGCACTTGAGTATAGCAAGGACATTAAGTCTCAAATTCCCTTAAatgcgcaaacacacacacacacacacacacacacacacacacacacacacacacacacacacaaacactgctcacCGGTTTCCTGCGTCTGTGGCTGAGTTGCCGGAGTTCGTCCCTGCACTGCGACAGCCGGGCCTGGCTGGATTGACACTCCTGCTCCATGGCATGCAgctctgtctgcagctcctcacactacacacacacacacacacacacacagacacacacacacacacacacacacacacacacacacaccaaatggAAGGGAAtcatgtaaattaaatttcaaaatacatttttagagaTGGGCTTTTCAGAATGTATTTAAAACCGGACGTGCCGAATTTTACTTGTATCTCTGAACTTCTCTCAAATGAACcctcagaaaatatttttaaaatagatttgAAAAATCATTTGATCTACATTAGCGATGGATTTCAAAATAGCTCGTAAGTGCAAGTTgagttaatatttaatattataaaatattgacTGTTAGGCTTTTTTGTAATATGcccaaaatataaataatgtactAAAAATAtagtgagtttttaaaaaatattttaaaagcatctttaacatgttttgtaaatataattGGCCTTTCTTTATGCATCAGTCTCTACAGCAAATTGCATGGAGGGTTATATTCTTTTTGACTCATCCACTCTGGATTCATGAAACTGTGATTATCACCTGTGCGGCAGCGCtgaatcaaacaaaacatggagGTTGTGGATGTGCCGCAGTGAACTCTGATATCCCAACGTTACCTCTCTCTCCTTGAGCCGGAGTTTCTCCTCAGTGTAACGGAGCTGCTCCTCCGCCTGAGTGTCTCTCCTCGGCGTCAGCTGTGACTCTGCTTCCTCTGACGTCAGACAGTCCTGCATCATGAAGTCCTGGCTCTCATTGTCGCCATCTACTAGGAAACAGAAAGCAGTTTAAACAAGAAATCCATGTTGTCTGTTGCAGCATTGTAGATGCTACAAAGAGAAGTCAGTGCTTAGCCTGAGAATGACTCGCAGGTAAAGGCTGAGCATGGCTTTGCAGattcaggagaaaaaaaaagacgtacAGTGGTTCAAAGTTCTGAGCGTCTAACCTCTAAGCTGCTCGCTTTCCTCTCTTAAAACCTGGTTATCTTCTTCTAGCAGGCGAATGTTGTACTGTAGGTCCTTCTTCTCTTGTCGTAACAACCCCACTTCCTCCCTCAGCCCGGCCTCTCTGGCTCTGGATAGCTGCACGGGACACGCACATTTTTAACAACCACTGACACTCAAACCTCTGACTGTGCACACTGCCACAGGACACCGTACCTCCACTTGGCTGTGCAGCTGTTGCAGCTGCTCATTACTGAGGTGCTGGTTCTCCCTGAGTTGTCCAGAGCTCAGCTTCAGCTCTTCATACAGGCTCTGCCACCTCAGTGCCTCTGCCTTGGCTGTAATTAGCGATCCCTGTTGCCAAAAATACACAATGCGTTCAAGATTCAATCACACTTCTGATATGTGATCTGAACAGAATACACATATCACCATAAAACCAAAAGAAGTAAGCGACACTGATGTGTCTGTCTCCTCAGtcaaagtgaaagtgtgtggtttttttttgtttgcgtTAGGTGTTTGACCTGCAGTGTCTCGGCCTTGCTGACAGCTTCAGTTTTCTCCTGTGTGGCCTTCTGCAGGGCCACCAGGGCTTTCTCTTCATATATCAGCTTCTGCTTCTCCATCTGTACCACTAGTTTCTTCACTCCATCTTTTGGAAACTTCTGTAAGGACACGAGACTACTGGGTTAGACCAACACatgacagagtgacagtgtAGAGCCAGGCTGGCTGTTTTACAAAGGACTAAATGTTTGGGTTGTTAGACCCAttgcatgatttaaaaaaaacacagtggttGCTTCTTCTACCACCAGCTGCTATTCTTACCTGAAGGCAGACTTGCAGCTGCGACTCTAGAACCTTGATCTTGTTTCTCAGCAGGTCTTCACTGCAGCGAGCCTGTGTGGGTTAGACAGGAAATGACTGAGTGTCACGCTGTAACCTGCAGATGGAAAATTAATATTCATGCAGCAAAATCTGTGATAGGATGTTCTTTCACAGTCTGTGCTCACTGGTGCCTTCATGCACCAGTGAGCACAGAATGTGCTGCAACACTACACTGTTACAACAGTGGAAACAATTTAATAATTCGCCTAATAATAACAAACCTGAATGAGAAACAATTTTACAGAAGACTAGATCCTccaacacaaattaaaaattaacaaAGGGAAACACTAATATTTCCCTTTCATTCATTACAACCAGAGTAGATAAAAGAGAGCAGATGAGGATGGATGGCACCTATAACAGTTACAGACTGACACGCCCTTCCTGTACAAGAATGACAGCTTGCACTCCTCCTATGCAGTATAGACTAGAGCGGAAGCAGGAAGCTCCAAACCACAGGCTGCATAGGAACTTCCTGAGGCAAAAACAACCATACACAAATGACGTACACGCATGTACACCAAAGAAAAGTTCAGTGTAATATCAACCAGGGAGCCAAAGAATGAAGCAGCAACACTGTGGCCCTTTCAAATAAGAGTGATGTGTTTGGACTGTGACTGCGAAACACCAGGTGTGAAGTAAACGTCCTACGCACACGGACAGAGAGAGTCTTACCGTCCACACTATGTTTGAGGAGTTGAGAAGGTTTGACGTGCTCTCCTGGAGGGCCGCCAGCTTCTTCTTCATGGCCTCCTCTCGCCACAGAGCCTCCTGATAGAAAAGAGACAGCAGAAGACAGACAGTTACAACGACACGCACATACTGAATGTAGATAAAAGACAGTCAGCAGCTAAAGGTTTAACCTCATACTCAAAATCAATGATgcttcatataaataaataaataaattatatttacactaatgatgctgaaataaaactgatattCTACTACATTAAAAGCCAGGCAACTGACCACACACAGCATGATGCTTACAGTAGCTTCAGAAAACTATATCAGTTTGCTGAATAAACAGCCACCGTGGCAACAAGTGAGAATGACGTGATAACAGTACATGGAGAGATGTAGTTTGACATTGGCACAAGTACAGAAGAGTCACAAGCTTACTTCGGTTATAGTCAGTTATACAGCAACATCTAGCTaaggtttgctaacattagctaacataaGCCACCATAGGCTAGCATGTAAAACCCCTGAGTGTGTTTTGGACATAGAGAGGATATTTTATTGCGTGtgaattcaactttttatttattagaggAGGAGTTTGTCTCAATGTCTGCCTTTAAGAGTGAACTTAACGCAGATCAGGATGGACTTGGAAAAGATTTGGTTGGTTTACCTGCAGGTAGTCAGCTAACCGCTTGACATCCTATTATTTTGAGAGATGAGAGACAAGAATAACAGTTGAATGTgttaatcattattatcattttaatctgcagtttacacacacaactCCAGCGTATAAAGCGGCGGTGTGAAACTCACTGATTCTTTGACGGTGACGAGGCCAGACCTGTGGGGAAGAAAATATCATAttacagacacataaaaaataTGGATCACAGCTGTTTTTGATATGAAATGAGGCTTCAGGGAGATATACATTAAGTCACACTCACTCTGTCTGGACACCGGCCTCCCGAAGTGTCTTTTTTTGgagaatattttcagtttggTGGGAGGATTTctgctgaatattttctgttcGGAtcaatgttttgatgtttgtcttttgagCTGTGAGAAAGGATGAAGAAAACCAGCTTTATTAGTATGAAAGATCAAAGATAACATGAGACTCACTGGtcaaaatgttatgtaattGGCAAGAGTTTCACCATTAATACTTTTCTCTCTATTCGTCCTGTGTTGCTTTGACTCCATTGTCACTGTTGTGGAGGTAGACGCTTGCTTCCTTGAATGGCCTTTCTCTTGCCTCATCAGTGTCACCTGCTCTGGCCATAATGAAGCctgaggaaaggagaggagagggaggaagtgtCAGGTATTATAACATGGATGTGGTGATTTAAAACTCCAAATAATGATCTTTTATTTAcccatgtgctgctgctgggaccATCCATTTCGCCGCTGTCTGGTGTTAAAATCATCTTTGGATGTCCATTAGCGGTGGGAGTAGTTTGgatatttgaatgaaatgtctgtAACTTGCTGCTTGAACTGTGACGTGTCACTGAGAATGTCCTCGGTGAAGGTTTTATCCTTGAAGACGGACCACACAGCTCTGGGCTCACTGATCTCCTCCTCAGAAATTCCagctgcctcttttttttcagttcatttttgatCAGTCTTGTGTCTAACTCTCTCGTAGGGCTGCGACATGAAGTCGCGTTGTTACGTCCTCGCAGGTGTTCGCGTTTCTCTGCTCTGACCTCCACTTTTCGGTCAAAGTCTTTCACTGGGGCGAGCTCTATTCCAGCCAGGATGTCCATGGCAGCTCCTCTGGCTGTTACAGTGCTTTGATCCTTCAATCACAATATATCAGTAAAATGATTATCAATCTTTGTAAtgattaaatatacagtatataaacaatTTGGTTGAAAGCATACCATTTACTGAAGTATATATGTTGTTACagggagattaaaaaaaagtgttgcagGTGCAGGATGATGGCTCAGATGTTACATCTGAAGAAACTATTTAAGAGTTGTGAACTACCAGTTTGTCCAGCTGTTGAATTGACTGATTCAAGTTCATAGAAAACACTGGAAGAGTTTGAAATACGCCCTCATACTTGGACGGTATGAATTAGTTTACCTCAAACAAGCTGACATTTTTATCTCAAGAGTCTTTTACCTGCTtcaccaaaagaaaagaaaatcagtgatCTGTAGCACCAGACTGTGCTCCGTATATATGTGAGATGTGCATAAAATAAAGGATAAAGTAAAGGATACTTTGTTTTAGCTCAGCAATTCTCTGTGACCCATCCAAGTCTGTTGTAGAAGAAGCAGCTGAAATAGCAGCTATAGAAATACGAGCATAGTCGTACTAGTAGCCGTAGTAATAGTATAGGTCATGGCAGATGTTGCAGCGGTTGCATTgctggtgtattttttttagaaagctCCTTTAATTATCAGAGTAACATATCAAAGACAGACTAGGCCCTGGCAAATGTTGTTTGAAGTTGTGGAGGGAAAATGCACAAGataatgcaaaaacaaaaaagtgctAAATAAGCAGAAATATATCATAAAGCTTACCTACTACGCCATCTCTTTCAGCTGGGGAAAACTCTTCATGAGCTGGCTGAGAAGTCATCCATTTTCTCACTCTAGTGAAATAATGTCCGGGagctttgtctgtgtttcacatGTAGCTGTTTCTGTTGAGCATAAtttaacaggaagtgaagagaaCCACAGCGTCATATGTTCCTCTATCTCACCAGCCACTCGCACCAAACTGATGCCACGCACGGGTGCGCCTCAAGATTACAGACAGGCACAGTCAATTCCCCCTGCACGCAGTCTGGGACGAAATGCACCACTTGGGAGACagttgtgtgtggtgtgtgtggttgccTCTTGGatggtttaattttttttattttttaacagtcTCATTTCTCATTGGAGTGGGTTAATGACTTAGATGTAATGAAGGTGTAGATGACTCTAGTGTGGTACATAGGCAGAAAACTGTAACTGGAAAAACAGTGCAGTTTAGAAGTTTGAAGGCTCTTTGCCACCAAACTCTGTAGTAGTTATATATGAAGTAAAACcttaaatttatgtttttttatgcagaTTATTATTAACTGTCACAGACCTGACACAAAATCTAAAGAAACATTTAGATAAATTGCAGTCTATGGAATATCTAAAAGGTGAAGGAAAACACATCATCTACAATTAACAGTTTAACCCTAACACTAACCATTATCCTAACCCTAGTTA
The genomic region above belongs to Seriola aureovittata isolate HTS-2021-v1 ecotype China chromosome 9, ASM2101889v1, whole genome shotgun sequence and contains:
- the LOC130174232 gene encoding TRAF3-interacting JNK-activating modulator isoform X6, which gives rise to MTSQPAHEEFSPAERDGVDQSTVTARGAAMDILAGIELAPVKDFDRKVEVRAEKREHLRGRNNATSCRSPTRELDTRLIKNELKKKRQLEFLRRRSVSPELCGPSSRIKPSPRTFSVTRHSSSSKLQTFHSNIQTTPTANGHPKMILTPDSGEMDGPSSSTWASLWPEQVTLMRQEKGHSRKQASTSTTVTMESKQHRTNREKTQKTNIKTLIRTENIQQKSSHQTENILQKKTLREAGVQTESGLVTVKESDVKRLADYLQEALWREEAMKKKLAALQESTSNLLNSSNIVWTARCSEDLLRNKIKVLESQLQVCLQKFPKDGVKKLVVQMEKQKLIYEEKALVALQKATQEKTEAVSKAETLQGSLITAKAEALRWQSLYEELKLSSGQLRENQHLSNEQLQQLHSQVELSRAREAGLREEVGLLRQEKKDLQYNIRLLEEDNQVLREESEQLRDGDNESQDFMMQDCLTSEEAESQLTPRRDTQAEEQLRYTEEKLRLKERECEELQTELHAMEQECQSSQARLSQCRDELRQLSHRRRKPTPSGSWWRVFMFFLLLLAVAGVAMLWLWHPPFREQVEDLYSDIETRIEDYLLEMASPQHSGCFRPI
- the LOC130174232 gene encoding TRAF3-interacting JNK-activating modulator isoform X3, which encodes MTSQPAHEEFSPAERDGVDQSTVTARGAAMDILAGIELAPVKDFDRKVEVRAEKREHLRGRNNATSCRSPTRELDTRLIKNELKKKRQLEFLRRRSVSPELCGPSSRIKPSPRTFSVTRHSSSSKLQTFHSNIQTTPTANGHPKMILTPDSGEMDGPSSSTWASLWPEQVTLMRQEKGHSRKQASTSTTVTMESKQHRTNREKSINAQKTNIKTLIRTENIQQKSSHQTENILQKKTLREAGVQTESGLVTVKESDVKRLADYLQEALWREEAMKKKLAALQESTSNLLNSSNIVWTARCSEDLLRNKIKVLESQLQVCLQKFPKDGVKKLVVQMEKQKLIYEEKALVALQKATQEKTEAVSKAETLQGSLITAKAEALRWQSLYEELKLSSGQLRENQHLSNEQLQQLHSQVELSRAREAGLREEVGLLRQEKKDLQYNIRLLEEDNQVLREESEQLRVDGDNESQDFMMQDCLTSEEAESQLTPRRDTQAEEQLRYTEEKLRLKERECEELQTELHAMEQECQSSQARLSQCRDELRQLSHRRRKPTPSGSWWRVFMFFLLLLAVAGVAMLWLWHPPFREQVEDLYSDIETRIEDYLLEMASPQHSGCFRPI
- the LOC130174232 gene encoding TRAF3-interacting JNK-activating modulator isoform X4, with translation MTSQPAHEEFSPAERDGVDQSTVTARGAAMDILAGIELAPVKDFDRKVEVRAEKREHLRGRNNATSCRSPTRELDTRLIKNELKKKRQLEFLRRRSVSPELCGPSSRIKPSPRTFSVTRHSSSSKLQTFHSNIQTTPTANGHPKMILTPDSGEMDGPSSSTWASLWPEQVTLMRQEKGHSRKQASTSTTVTMESKQHRTNREKSINAQKTNIKTLIRTENIQQKSSHQTENILQKKTLREAGVQTESGLVTVKESDVKRLADYLQEALWREEAMKKKLAALQESTSNLLNSSNIVWTARCSEDLLRNKIKVLESQLQVCLQKFPKDGVKKLVVQMEKQKLIYEEKALVALQKATQEKTEAVSKAETLQGSLITAKAEALRWQSLYEELKLSSGQLRENQHLSNEQLQQLHSQVELSRAREAGLREEVGLLRQEKKDLQYNIRLLEEDNQVLREESEQLRDGDNESQDFMMQDCLTSEEAESQLTPRRDTQAEEQLRYTEEKLRLKERECEELQTELHAMEQECQSSQARLSQCRDELRQLSHRRRKPTPSGSWWRVFMFFLLLLAVAGVAMLWLWHPPFREQVEDLYSDIETRIEDYLLEMASPQHSGCFRPI
- the LOC130174232 gene encoding nucleoprotein TPR isoform X1, translating into MTSQPAHEEFSPAERDGVDQSTVTARGAAMDILAGIELAPVKDFDRKVEVRAEKREHLRGRNNATSCRSPTRELDTRLIKNELKKKRQLEFLRRRSVSPELCGPSSRIKPSPRTFSVTRHSSSSKLQTFHSNIQTTPTANGHPKMILTPDSGEMDGPSSSTWASLWPEQVTLMRQEKGHSRKQASTSTTVTMESKQHRTNREKSINAQKTNIKTLIRTENIQQKSSHQTENILQKKTLREAGVQTESGLVTVKESDVKRLADYLQEALWREEAMKKKLAALQESTSNLLNSSNIVWTARCSEDLLRNKIKVLESQLQVCLQKFPKDGVKKLVVQMEKQKLIYEEKALVALQKATQEKTEAVSKAETLQGSLITAKAEALRWQSLYEELKLSSGQLRENQHLSNEQLQQLHSQVELSRAREAGLREEVGLLRQEKKDLQYNIRLLEEDNQVLREESEQLRVDGDNESQDFMMQDCLTSEEAESQLTPRRDTQAEEQLRYTEEKLRLKEREVTLGYQSSLRHIHNLHVLFDSALPHSVRSCRQSCMPWSRSVNPARPGCRSAGTNSGNSATDAGNRLHLAPGGGCLCSSFSSSLWRGLPCCGCGILLSGSKLKTSTQT
- the LOC130174232 gene encoding uncharacterized protein LOC130174232 isoform X5, with amino-acid sequence MTSQPAHEEFSPAERDGVDQSTVTARGAAMDILAGIELAPVKDFDRKVEVRAEKREHLRGRNNATSCRSPTRELDTRLIKNELKKKRQLEFLRRRSVSPELCGPSSRIKPSPRTFSVTRHSSSSKLQTFHSNIQTTPTANGHPKMILTPDSGEMDGPSSSTWASLWPEQVTLMRQEKGHSRKQASTSTTVTMESKQHRTNREKTQKTNIKTLIRTENIQQKSSHQTENILQKKTLREAGVQTESGLVTVKESDVKRLADYLQEALWREEAMKKKLAALQESTSNLLNSSNIVWTARCSEDLLRNKIKVLESQLQVCLQKFPKDGVKKLVVQMEKQKLIYEEKALVALQKATQEKTEAVSKAETLQGSLITAKAEALRWQSLYEELKLSSGQLRENQHLSNEQLQQLHSQVELSRAREAGLREEVGLLRQEKKDLQYNIRLLEEDNQVLREESEQLRVDGDNESQDFMMQDCLTSEEAESQLTPRRDTQAEEQLRYTEEKLRLKEREVTLGYQSSLRHIHNLHVLFDSALPHSVRSCRQSCMPWSRSVNPARPGCRSAGTNSGNSATDAGNRLHLAPGGGCLCSSFSSSLWRGLPCCGCGILLSGSKLKTSTQT
- the LOC130174232 gene encoding cingulin isoform X2, which encodes MTSQPAHEEFSPAERDGVDQSTVTARGAAMDILAGIELAPVKDFDRKVEVRAEKREHLRGRNNATSCRSPTRELDTRLIKNELKKKRQLEFLRRRSVSPELCGPSSRIKPSPRTFSVTRHSSSSKLQTFHSNIQTTPTANGHPKMILTPDSGEMDGPSSSTWASLWPEQVTLMRQEKGHSRKQASTSTTVTMESKQHRTNREKSINAQKTNIKTLIRTENIQQKSSHQTENILQKKTLREAGVQTESGLVTVKESDVKRLADYLQEALWREEAMKKKLAALQESTSNLLNSSNIVWTARCSEDLLRNKIKVLESQLQVCLQKFPKDGVKKLVVQMEKQKLIYEEKALVALQKATQEKTEAVSKAETLQGSLITAKAEALRWQSLYEELKLSSGQLRENQHLSNEQLQQLHSQVELSRAREAGLREEVGLLRQEKKDLQYNIRLLEEDNQVLREESEQLRDGDNESQDFMMQDCLTSEEAESQLTPRRDTQAEEQLRYTEEKLRLKEREVTLGYQSSLRHIHNLHVLFDSALPHSVRSCRQSCMPWSRSVNPARPGCRSAGTNSGNSATDAGNRLHLAPGGGCLCSSFSSSLWRGLPCCGCGILLSGSKLKTSTQT
- the LOC130174232 gene encoding nucleoprotein TPR isoform X7, giving the protein MDILAGIELAPVKDFDRKVEVRAEKREHLRGRNNATSCRSPTRELDTRLIKNELKKKRQLEFLRRRSVSPELCGPSSRIKPSPRTFSVTRHSSSSKLQTFHSNIQTTPTANGHPKMILTPDSGEMDGPSSSTWASLWPEQVTLMRQEKGHSRKQASTSTTVTMESKQHRTNREKSINAQKTNIKTLIRTENIQQKSSHQTENILQKKTLREAGVQTESGLVTVKESDVKRLADYLQEALWREEAMKKKLAALQESTSNLLNSSNIVWTARCSEDLLRNKIKVLESQLQVCLQKFPKDGVKKLVVQMEKQKLIYEEKALVALQKATQEKTEAVSKAETLQGSLITAKAEALRWQSLYEELKLSSGQLRENQHLSNEQLQQLHSQVELSRAREAGLREEVGLLRQEKKDLQYNIRLLEEDNQVLREESEQLRVDGDNESQDFMMQDCLTSEEAESQLTPRRDTQAEEQLRYTEEKLRLKEREVTLGYQSSLRHIHNLHVLFDSALPHSVRSCRQSCMPWSRSVNPARPGCRSAGTNSGNSATDAGNRLHLAPGGGCLCSSFSSSLWRGLPCCGCGILLSGSKLKTSTQT